From one Myxococcales bacterium genomic stretch:
- a CDS encoding TolC family protein: protein MRWLAAFLVMMTIFIPAVLRAQSTNESAAPSIAANSPPAPPVDELVARALEKSPTIAAQRAKIAAAREQVKPAGALADPMLEFSGQENFMPDPDFAKGTLEFSQELPFPGKLKSRRETASAEADQQAVELKKAERQLAFDVRATYAKIYALDQEKRYLEVAKDLLKLIADTASARYVAGQEDQEALLKTQLAVSQVTARQHNLAADRKSRVTELNRLLNQSSDEPLGEVAALPAVQTPSFGGENAVRQTPDMASQKAAVAAADRRLDSAQKEVYPDFLVGLGGVLEKNYLDNSQMPMAMLKFGITLPIWQTSKQRPLLRAAEHEREMAADRQRETAAALRADFSRLESEWRRNENLIVLYQQAILPQTEAALAAARSSYLTGRGDFLTVITDFNLWLESRIELARREAERYATWAELDALRPLDAQSQGETP from the coding sequence ATGAGGTGGTTGGCGGCGTTTTTGGTAATGATGACAATTTTCATCCCTGCCGTGCTTCGCGCCCAATCAACCAATGAAAGCGCCGCTCCGTCCATTGCCGCCAATTCTCCGCCCGCGCCACCGGTCGATGAACTGGTGGCCCGCGCACTGGAAAAATCACCGACGATCGCGGCGCAACGGGCCAAAATCGCCGCCGCGCGGGAACAGGTGAAACCGGCGGGGGCCCTTGCCGACCCGATGCTGGAGTTTTCCGGACAGGAAAACTTCATGCCCGACCCCGATTTTGCAAAGGGAACGCTCGAGTTCAGCCAGGAATTGCCGTTTCCGGGAAAACTCAAGTCGCGCCGCGAGACCGCATCCGCCGAAGCGGACCAGCAAGCCGTCGAACTGAAAAAAGCCGAGCGACAATTGGCATTCGACGTTCGCGCGACCTACGCGAAAATCTACGCCCTCGACCAGGAAAAACGCTACCTGGAAGTTGCCAAGGATCTGTTGAAATTGATCGCCGACACCGCCAGCGCCCGGTACGTCGCCGGCCAGGAGGATCAGGAGGCGCTGCTAAAAACGCAACTCGCCGTCTCTCAAGTCACCGCCCGGCAGCACAATCTCGCGGCGGACCGGAAAAGCCGGGTGACGGAACTCAACCGCCTGCTGAATCAGTCCAGCGATGAACCGCTGGGCGAGGTCGCGGCTTTGCCCGCGGTGCAAACCCCGTCCTTCGGCGGCGAGAACGCAGTGCGGCAAACGCCCGACATGGCCTCGCAAAAGGCCGCCGTCGCTGCCGCCGATCGCCGCCTGGACTCCGCCCAAAAAGAAGTTTATCCGGACTTCCTCGTCGGCCTGGGCGGCGTGTTGGAGAAAAACTACCTCGACAATTCGCAGATGCCGATGGCGATGCTGAAGTTCGGCATCACCCTGCCCATCTGGCAGACGAGCAAACAACGCCCGCTGCTTCGGGCGGCGGAACACGAACGGGAAATGGCTGCCGACCGACAGCGCGAAACCGCTGCCGCTTTACGGGCTGACTTCTCGCGGTTGGAATCCGAGTGGCGGCGGAACGAGAACCTGATTGTTTTATACCAGCAAGCCATTCTGCCGCAGACCGAAGCGGCGTTGGCGGCTGCCCGCTCGTCCTATCTCACCGGCCGCGGCGATTTCCTCACGGTCATCACCGACTTCAACCTGTGGCTCGAATCGCGGATCGAGCTGGCGCGTCGTGAAGCCGAACGCTACGCGACCTGGGCGGAACTGGACGCGCTGCGGCCGCTCGATGCGCAGAGCCAGGGAGAGACCCCATGA